acacatgcacccacacgcacacacacacacaactgtagaAAGATACTCGCTGACCACACATCCTGGCCTGAAGTGTAAACCTATAAATCCTACAGCCACAGTAATCAACTAAATTTCACTGGAAAGCCAGGACTACCGGTCAATAGAGCAATGTTTTCTCCAAGGCATCTTCACAGTTTGCATTAGACTGCAATCATTAGGAAATACCAATTCTTTTTGGATGAAACTGGATTTTGGATTCCATCAGCTATGTTACTGAGGAAATTAACACCTATCTCcacacatttgtttgttttgtaatttATAGATTGctctcatgtgtttgtgtccctGCTGAATTGATGCTTGGCTTGTGTCATGGTGTAAATAGCGCTAGGCCTGCCTCCCCCTGTGCTGTGGGTGGTGGCGAGGGAACAGAACAGCAAAGCCTGCAAGCTGCTTTGGTTGGGCAAACATGGCTGAGCTGTGACTCCTCAACAGATACACAGGGGAAAGTGGCCAACCAGGCGTGGCTGAACgcctgtgtgttttgtctgagtGACTTCCAAGACTGAAAATAacagcaaaagtgtgtgtgtgtcagagggagCATACTCatgctgtttattttgtgtcGCATGCTGTTCAGCTGTTCATTCTGATGCCTGGCTTGTGCTCAGCAAGATCAATGATAAAAGAGTAGGTCACACCAAGCCCACACCTGTCGCTTTTCACAgcaggtgtgtttgtatctgatctgagagagagagagagagcgagagagcatgTATGTATATCTACATTTGGGGCAGGTGCAGCACCATAGCACCCTTCTCTCCCATTTGTCAGTTAAAAAATAGGCTTGTTGTTTAGAGTGGCGTGCAGTAGTGGGATGTATACATGTGCGCACTTGGAGTTTGCTGAACATTGGGGCTACAGCTTACTCTGAACCTTAAGCTTTCTCAAGTAGCAGAATCACTCCGTAACATGATTGTAAACACACTGAGTTACTTGTCATCCTCCTACAGGAAGTGCCCTATGCCCAGCAATGAAGGTGGCGAAGAGCATTACCAGGTGCCGTCCCTCTCTGAGCTGGGCTTGGAGGTGGACAGCGAGGTGCTGTGGCCAGGAGGGGAGAGCCACGCCCTGGAAAGGCTGCAGAGGCACTTCCAGAGTCAGGTAGCACATACATATAGAATATCCATATTGAGTGCAGAATTGTCAACATTTGGAAAGAAATATAAGTTGAAGGATATTCTAGTTAGCCTGCTGAGACTGCGGAACTAAGAGATGCACGGAAGATGAATAAGTGGGGTTTCATGAATAAGGTGAATGACTTTGAGGACTCTTGAGTTGAAAAATGGATGGTGTGGCTACAGGTTTTGCAAGCTTTGCAAgctttgcaagcacacactaatcccggcgcagtgagctgcctgcatcaacagcggcgctcggggagcaatgaggggttaggtgccttgctcaagggcacttcagccgtgcctactggtcagggttcgaaccggcaaccctccggttacaagtccaaagcactAACCACGGCCACgtggccacggctgccccaagtcaTCATACTAGGAAGGGAGATGCTGTGTGGAGATGAGTAGCAATGTCATCTTTCATGTGAACAGTagctacagtgtgtgtgaaactgtCAACAGCAACACTctaaacttttctcatctggaAGATCTTAAACAGTCTCCGTTCATTAAAAACGACCTAGCGTCGGCTGTGACTGCATATAACAGTCTAGCTTAGCGGCTAATGAACGTTATAACCAGCATACACACAATTACAAGCACTCCCGACAGAACCCATACAGAAATCGTTCCCCTCTGTATCACAACCCAATAAGAATAGGCTACATGACAACATAATAATAGTTAAGTTGACCATTTATTTCATACTTAGCCTTTAGGGAGCCTGACACACGTGCTGTGtctgtccatgttttttttccttagaAGTGTATCcagtattgattttttttgtatttgtatggatTTACATATGCACAGTTGAACAGTATATTACCAAATCTTAATAGGAGTAAATAGggttaaataaaacaaaatattttttctcaATTCTGGTGAATCCCAAAACCTCAATACTAAGAATGTTACCACATTTCTTGTAACAaattaactgattaatttcatgtgtgtgtgtgtgtgtgcctgtgtgcgcgcCAGGGCTGGGTGGCCAACTTCTCCAAGCCGCGCACCATCCCTAACTCCCTGTTGCCCAGCACCACCGGCCTCAGCCCCTACCTCAGCCTGGGCTGCCTCTCTGTACGCACCTTCTACCACAGACTCTCTAAGATCTATGCACAGGTCAGTGCTGCCCTCACCACCACACAACCGTAGGCCCTTTTTGTGCACATTTAAGTTTATTCCATTAGTTTTGTGTATGTTTAGTTCATCCTTTTTTAGTCAACTTCTATGACTTTAAGAGATTGTCTCTGTGTTAAGCAGCTGAGTGACTGATATCTGTGAAATGCCTAATGACTCAGCTGTAAGGAGTAAGACGACTGAGATTAAGCCTTGCAGATTACGCTCGTGCCAAACAAGTTGCTGACAATGTTGCCTGAATTAACAGTGGCGGCTGGTGGTTTTGAAAGTAGCGGAGGAAGGTGTGTGGAGGTAAATGAAGGGATGGGCTTTAGAGAGTGGGGGTGTtgtaaattaataaattaaaTTGTACCCCAGAATGGTACATTATTAGTATACGTCTAGTATCCTGTACTACTTAATACCTCTCTAGTTATGCAGGCTTACTATTTGCAATTTAACCCTCGTTGATCAAGACCTTCTAGAGGAAATATTGATTTAAAAATAATCCCATGCCAATGTTTGCAAATCTTAATATAACAgcttcaaattaattttgatggtaaactaaCTTGTAATTGGGACAACCGTGCACCCTCCGCAGTCCTAACCTATCTGGCTACAGAGATCCAGCTTTGCAACTTGCTCTCCAATGCCCCGCAGTCCCAAATAGGCAACTGGAGTGGATGCCCAGCCCAGTAGCTTTTAACCCAAAACGTAACACAGACATGATATCGAAAAGACTGGATTAGATCTACACAGCAACCACTAAATATTCTTACTTCACCCACTGCAGTGCTTACTCCTTCCTGACTCTCCTTCATTCCTTCCTTTCCATTTATTTATGGTTTTCAAGATAGATCACATGTTCGTTGCATATAAAACAGCACACAAATGTTATTATCATGAGTTATCATATTATCATGAGTTGAGAATGAGGTTGTCATTCTAAGCTTACTAGTTACTGTTACCAGTCATGCTGAAATTTGTTTTCTATAAAATTATATTCTATAAACTACCATTGGAGTTTTGTACACAACTAACCTGCTTATTAGTCCAATGAGTGACAAAGTTGCTCAATAAAATGTTTGCTTTATTCACAACCAAGCAAATTGTTAATTTGCGATCCAATTTGCACGTCTTTCATACAGTATGACAACTTATGACACGATTCAGTTCCCCTGAATTCTGATTGGTTATTGGGATTTGAGGCATTTACAATAGGTGTTAATGGGGACCTTTGGGAAGAAGATCCTCCGTGCGGTAATTTTCAATTACGGTAGAGGTCATTTTCAGGATCTTAACTGATTTCAGTGATATTTCGCTTAAGAAGCAATTTGTTGCATGTTGTTTCGATAAGTGAGTTAGTCAAATGTATGTAAAATTGTGTTACTTTAATTTCCCTTTCAAAGTTTCGGGAGGATGGTCATCACTCTCCTCAAAGGACGCGCCTCCTCTGGTAGCGACCTCAACAGGCCTCAGTAGATACTACACAAACACTACTTCGGCCTATGATTTGAGTTGTGCTCGGCTCCAGAGACAGACTGGGGAAGAAATTATTTGAATTAATTTGAGTTGTATTTGCCTCTCTCCTTTACCATTCTCCTTCCCCTATCTCTACCCCGCGGCCTTGTCTCCGTCTCCCTGTCCCCCCCCAGTCGAAGAACCACTCCTTACCTCCAGTATCACTGCAAGGCCAGGTGCTCTGGAGGGAGTTCTTCTACACAGCTGCCTTGGCCACCCCCAATTTCACACGGATGGTGGGGAACCCCATCTGCCTGCAGATCGGCTGGTACGAAGACCCTGAGGCCTTACAAAAGTGGAAAATGGTACGGGGGCCCGCACATTCGCTCTGTATGTCCAGACAAGCGTGGGGTATCGTTTGGACTTTGTCGATTACCATTGATAAGTTGATACTTTTTAAAACGGTTCTGGTGCTTGATCTGGTACTTAGCCCAATAGCCCAAACCGATGGTTGTCAACGTAACATTACCATAGCCTATCTAGTTTGCTAGTAAATGTTGAAATGGCTTGCCATAGACTTCCTCACATCTGCAAACGGAAGTTATTGCACAGATGCATTTCAGGTTTATTCTTATGCATCGTTAAATGGTTCCAGACATAAAATCCCATTAATATCGTAACCAGACAGACTTAGTCACAGAACTGTTGCCATATTAGAAACCCGGTTCCCAACCCTAGGCAGAAACAGGAAATGAAGTTGGTTAGTCCAATCAGTCCCTGTACATTTTAAACTAATGTTgcattcctttttttttgcataCAGTATTTTAAGGGTAAGGCAGATTTTGAAGGAGTTTACCTACCAAGCTGTACTCTGTGTACTCTGCAAGCTGTACACCTGCTTTCTGTTCTTTATTCATGCTGTTTTCATGTTCATATTGTTATTGTATAGAGGAGTTGTTACATCCTGTCGGCAAAATCAAACAATGTCTGTTGATGCATGGATTCCATAGGCTCAGACGGGCTTCCCCTGGATCGACGCCATCATGACCCAGCTGCGGCAGGAGGGCTGGATCCACCACCTGTCCCGCCACGCTGTGGCCTGCTTCCTGACCAGAGGAGACCTGTGGATCAGCTGGGAGGAGGGCATGAAGGTACTGCAGGCAGAGACGGGGCAGcacgggggtggggtgggggtgggtattTAGGTAGTGACTAAGAGGAGAGATGTGAGTCATCCTGAAAGATATAGAGCTGGTATATTGAGTGGATGTGTGTAATCTTTGTTGTCCTTTGTCCTTCATTTAACCTGATGTTATGTTGACCTAATGGTTTTACGTTATTTATGGACATTACCGGTATGTTTGTTTTCATATATGTAAAGCCTAACTCTTTGAGGGGGTCACAAGGTGAATAGGAATTGGCATGTTTTAGACATAATGGAGGCATaggcttctgtgtgtgcgtgtgtgtgtctgtgtgtgtgtgtgtctgcttgcatattttcatgtgtgtgagtgcatgcgcTTTTTCTGTTGGTATAACTctggtgcctctgtgtgtgtgtgcaggtgtttgAGGAGTTCCTGCTGGATGCTGACTACAGTATAAACGCGGGGAACTGGATGTGGCTGTCCGCTAGTGCCTTCTTCCACCAGTACACACGCATCTTCTGCCCGGTCCGCTTCGGCCGACGAACTGACCCTGATGGACACTACCTCAGGTCAGAACAGTCCAGTCAGGGCTATTGAAAGTAATGCAGTAATACCATATACTGGTGTGCAACACCTACCCATACAGAAATTTCAGGTTTCTGGCGAAGTTGCCGCAAATTTGCGGCAAGGTCATATTTACACATGCAAATAGAtttctggcaaacagttgcGGTTAACTTTTGGTTatgttgcagcaaatttgcagcaatgtcattatgcaaattaggtttgtcaccagaagttcactggaagtttgccattattggctaAGTGTGATGCCAAATCACTGgcgaacacatttgccactagtggcaaacttctcattgttgccagaactttgctggaagtttgcctCTAGCGGCCAACACTGGCAATCTTCTGGCGATcttttctagtgaactcatttgtttcccacaaatcacccacaagtttgttgcaaatctgccgcaaacatttaatttttgtaAGGGTAATGCCAATATTTTATTTACTAATGATAAGTGCTTGAAAAATGTAAGTTCTTTGTATTCTTTTGAATTCTTATAATGGAACACTACACTTTAGGAAACGTAAggtttgggctttttgcctttaatgTGACGGACAGTAAAAATAGAGACAGGAAgcgagtaggagagagagatggagtgggatCTGGAAATGACCCGGGTAGGACTTGGAAGTCGGGTCCCCGTGGGCATTTGGACCCAAATGTGGTACAGGCGCTGTAGCCAGTTGTGCCCCCCCTTCATCTTCATTTGAGGAATTCAGTCGCTGTTCAAAGGTAGCTGCAGTGTGGTGATTCAGAGGAATTTTAACTGGCAGGAAGATCTCAAAACCACACTGTGCTGCTGGGTGGAGAAATACCATTACAGTTGTTGCCGTTCTGATGCAGTAACATTGTTTTGTGTGCATTGTTTCATTGTTTGTGCACTGTTTGTATTGACATTGGTAAACTTGTGGTGATTGTGCTTCCTTTTTTGCAGGAAGTACTTGCCTGTGCTGAAAAACTTCCCATCTAAATACATCTATGAGCCCTGGAATGCTCCAGAAGATGTGCAGCTCCAGTCAGGATGCATCATTGGTACAGTTTCCTCATAAGCTCTTCGATAATTAATTTAGAAATGTGAAAATGTGATCTTTACTTAGAGTGGCAGTCTATGGTGAAGGGCATGCATGGGGGGAAATAACTCTGCTCTTCCCTAGAAAAGacttacttttattttatttctcttCTATCTAATCGTTGATGTGAATAAGCAGAGTTTCATGTAGGagctttaaaggttgtatcagcaatagcggggatacgtcacttctgttgatgttcgaacaaaacagagagctagctcactgctccctccccctccctcccgtgcaattaaaactctcctaaacgcgcatctcgtcggttattggttgaaacactttattttgccttatgagtggttgccaacccttgttgatggcaattgtttttgtgtacagatctcagagcctaggctgccagAGACAGTGTTTACagcgtttttttgacggcctgcttatggggcaggcagctagcgggtcgttaggaaagattagatgaatgtcatcatttatgtttgggctttttttttgggcctgaaatcgctgatacaacctttaactcTGCTGGGTGATCGGTGTCAGGAGCAGGCGCTCTATATTAATATTGTGTGCTAAGTGTCAACTTCTGGAAGTTTACATACAGTAGCAGAGACAgactttgacctctgacctagTTTGTTTAACTGTACTGTGTCTTTTCAGTACAGTACTCTTGGTATTGTGTCGAGACCACTTCAaccttagcactttaaacaagACAAAAATGGAAGATTTAGCATTTCAAGTGCCATACTGTACTCTATACCATATTTTGCAGTAAGCTGAATCACATTTGTTTTAACTGCTGGCTTTTTCTCTGCTGGAAGACCTATTGGTATAGTGAAGATGAACATGTTATCATCTGATTTAGTCCCTGGCAAGGGAGACCTTGACCTTTTGTGTTACTTGTTTGACCCTCTGCTCCCTCTTTGTTCAtcaaatatttgtgtgtgtgtgtgtgtgtgtgtgtgtgtgtgtgtgtgtgtgtgtgtgtgtgtgtgtgtgtgtgtgtggtgcgtgcagGTAAAGACTACCCACTGCCCATTGTGAACCACCTGGACGCCAGCCAGAGAAACATGGCTCTGATGAAGACGGTGCGCTGTGAACAAGCAAACACCACTGAGCTCACCAGaggtaaacatgcacacacaagcatacatgtATATACATCCAGTTTGTTCAAAGCTTGTTCAAATGTACATGGGTGTGTCTGGATATTCCAGTTTTGTGGCCCTGCATTAGGTTCTGTTGTCACATGGATGTCTTTAGCCTCTGCTGTGCAGCTGGTCTCTGTGGTTAGGAAGGCCAGGTTGTGTGGCTGTAATGGATtttatagtggtgtgtgtgtgtgtcatagatGTGGCGGATGACCCTATGGAGGTGGGGGTGAAGCGAGAGCTGTCAGAGGAGGACGCTGTCGCCCAGGGAGACGGCACGGAATGTAATGGCGGCATCTCTGTGGGGAAGAAGCATTGCAGCTCGGAGAACGAGGGCCGTACGTGCAGCTGGACCCCCGACACCCACCGTCTGCAGGAGATCAGCAGCAAGGTCATGTAGAGGCGCCACACCATGGACACCCTCATCCCCTCCCCAGAACGACGCACTACCAGACACTAAACCAGTGCTTCGACTCggactgttttttgttttttttcctttcatttGTCATGCTCAACCCACCACATCAGTTCAGCGTAACACTGACTAGCATTTGTTAGCTGATCTGCATGTGGATCAAAGTGTCCTCCTTCCACAACCTGTACACATGTGTGCGAGGGACTGTGTCCTGGCACTAGTGTATGGCTCTGCTAAAGAAGTTGGCTCTTTCCCTCCAGCTTGTAGTCGCTCTCTCTGACTTCTGAGCCATGGATCATCCCATCACAGGTCGAATCGTGTGTCCACCAgacatgcagcgctgcctgaaCATATGCATCGTGGGGAGCCTTCACTCTATCTCTTCCCATCCAGTCCCATCTCCCCGATACCCTGTATCAACTTCCCCGGAGTTAACAGACTAATGAGACTATGTCAAAGGCCGGATGGGAAGGGGGTTCCTGCTATGGAGGATGGGTAATGTTCTAATATGTCTCTGCAGATGTATCTGGCTACCTCCACCGAATTAGAGATTATTTAGCaggtactgtttttttttgttttttttttgtaacacaGTGGGTGAGTTTGAAGATTAATAAAGCTTCCTCGCGTTTTGCTTTCAACACCTTACATGCTGCCATTCACttgataaactgtgtttactttcaAGGCTCTCAAGGAACTGTCAAATAGGATtttctttttacattttttttaatgcagtttggttGAAATGTAGGAATTTGAAAGGCTGCGCTGAAATTGAATCAAAGCAACTCTTGTTGGAGGTGTGGTGTAGCCAGTGGATGTTAGCTTTTGGAATTTATTTTGTGACCTCATAGGATTCTAATCCACAAAAATCCTAGAGACAGGTTTTCTGTGTCCGGTAGCAGGATGGACCATTGCACGTATTAGAACTTGACCAAAAAAATGCTTTATGACAAGATGACATGCTTACTGTACCATTTACTGATGCAAAGAGCAGTGCTTCCCAATGTTGTTTGGCTGCTTTGTGACATTTCCATCATAGTAATATGGATATACCAATGGTCtcttatttatgtatgtatgtatgtgtgtgtgtgtgtgtgtatgtgtgtatgtgtgtatgtatgtatgtgtgtatgtgtgtatgtatgtgtgtatgtgtgtatgtatgtatggtatgtatgtatgtatgtatgtatgtatgtatgtatgtatgtgtgtatgtgtgtgtgtgtgtgtgtgtgtgtgtgtgtgtgtgtgtgtgtgtgtgtgtgtgtgtgtgtgtgtgtgtgtgtgtgtgtgtgttatatttacACTATCTGACCATTTTGAAACATTGTTGAGTTTATCTGCGTTCTCTGCCTTTATACGTGACTACCGGTAAGTATACATCcatataaatatttatataaatCCGATTGTATTGTTAACCTATAAAGTGGACATTTGTTGTGACATTTTTGCAAGTGATGTTGAGCTAATATAGAAAGCCCAAATCGGGTACATACCCTGATGTTTCACTTATAAGTTGGTGAAAACTATTGCAGCTTTTTTTGAAGATCGATATATGAGTATTTCAATGACCATAAAATGTTTGTCTAATGGGTTTGAGTTTTCTAATCATTGACCTAAATGCATGATGACCCTTTGGGATGACACACAACCTCCCCCATCTGTAAAACTGTTGTTGTAAAACCTCCATGCTTTTTGAATGTCAATCAGATAGTCAACGTAATCTGCTTTCATGCTCTGGAGTGCCCATCTGATAATCAGAACACCTGCACGGCTACTGCACACATCTGAGCTAACTGAGCCCACTTTCACTTGGCTGGAAAAGTTACTTGCTTGCACCTCCAGCATTTGGCTGATTAAACTGTATTttagtgtattttttttttgtgtgtactgGATAGATTACCCTGTCATTACCCAGGCTGAATTTCCCTCCTCTTAGTGAAaaaatgtgtgagtgagaaagtcATCACTTTAGACAAGGCCACCCCCCTTTCACTGGTCATGGGTATCAGCATTGCAGAATAAGACCTCCAGCATTGCCTTCCTTTGCAGTGCAGATATTTGTATCAAACATCAGGATGCACTTTTATTAAGATGTACATTGCATAATACAAATCAAGTGTAAAATCGTGTCTGTGTAATTTATCCGTGCCATTTGCCTGAATAACCAAAGTcattaaaatattaaaacgtAGAGCAGTTTAGTGCCAGAAGTTCATCTGAATCTGTAGCCTTTCAGAACATTATATATAATGAAGCACTTTCACTACTTCCTCTAATATGATCCACTTAAAGAtgctgcagtaggcctacattacatGGATGTTATCGCAAGTGATTTACAGACAGCAGGTTAATGAAAGCAAACGTGGTGTATAACAAAAAAGTAATTATGCAGTGCTAAAAACAAATAGGAATAAAGGATCTTCTTTGAAGAGTGGATAAACTGTGGCAGAGCTAAAAAAAACAGGGCTCTAAATGAACCTTTTTGATCACCAGCCAATGTGGATGGTAACTTTCTAAAGAACCCTGCTAATAACACTCCGCAAAGTGCCAGGCAAGAGGAAAATGTTGAGAGATGTCTTGTCACTTTTTGCAGAGCGGAGACTGCTGGATGGAGCGGGGAGGGGATGCTGGGTTGGCCATGACTTTCCTTCCGCTGGCTCTTGCCAAAATTACAGTTGATTAAACACGGAATGCTTGTGTTCGAGTGTGTTTTGATGTAAATATGAGACCACTGACCATCCTAAAGCACTGTCTGCTTATATGAACGGTTTGTTCAGGTGACGCAAGATCCGGTTGCTTGCAGGGGAAGATCGTAAGGAGAAGAGCGCCACGTCGGCAGAGCACTCAGTAAAACCCCTTAATTTTTTTTCTAAAAGTTCTGCAACATCGCAAGCCCTCTCCAGTGAGGAAAAGAAGCGCGATTGCAAGCGCAGCGCCGTGCTGTTTAAAGAAGAACTCGATAAATTGTTAAAAGGAAGATCCAGTTGGACCAAAAACCCACCACTCATTTGTCGCAGGTGGGAATTTAGGAGACGTAACCTTAGATAACAATCAGCCGCTGAACGCAGAAAGTTCTGGAAAACAATGGTTAAGGTAAGGAGCTACTGagtcttttgatttttttttttagcaaccTACGCACACAGGCTAAGTTCAGATGGGGATGTAGAAAGTAGGCTAGAATATACTGAGCGAAGATAACAGAAAGTTTGCAAGAAAATCAATAGGCCTATTCCGTTGGTGACTGATGTGTTTAATTAGTTTTATTTAATCAAATCAATAGGCTACTGGCTTGCCTCAATATACCAACGTTATCATTTTGTAAAGTGTGTTTGAAAGGCCTAAATTAAACCTCAACCAATACCGCATGTTGGCTAAATTGTTATATTTGGATTTTTAATTGCCAATGgttacattttatgtcactGCGTGTCGCTGTCCAACGTTTGATTGGATTTGTTTGTGCTTTTTAGAAATTGCATCTTTTACTTCAACTTTGGCTTGGCTATAATTATAAGAGGCTTTTTAGAAATTGCATTCTTTTACTTCAACTTTGGCTAGGCTATAATTATAAGAGACGTACCAGTGCCAAAGCTGGGACCATATGTCCTATGTGAAACCTTAACTGGAACAGTCACCTATGTTATCGAGATAATTGGGTTATTTTTAGTCATGCATCAGTGTTTAAAAGTAGTCTATTGCGTTAAGAAAACATTATAGTGTACGCTATCTCCGAGGTCATCACTCATCAGTGTACGTTTTTCCAATTCACATATGCCCCCCAACCCCGTTTGTTCAGCACCTTTTATAATATTACCACACTGTGATAATGTGCCCTAACACTAATTTTCACCCTCTTTGATAGAACGTTAACTCGGAAGTGCAACAGAGTGGCATTATTGAGTGCCGAGAGCCTGAATGTTCAGAGAGCGATCCAGTTGAAGGTATGTAGGCCTTTATCGATGAGTCAATAGATTGTTTTACTACCTAGCTTGTACCTATATCTGCAGATGAACCGTCGACCAGGGA
Above is a genomic segment from Alosa sapidissima isolate fAloSap1 chromosome 4, fAloSap1.pri, whole genome shotgun sequence containing:
- the cry4 gene encoding cryptochrome circadian regulator 4 codes for the protein MPNRTIHLFNKGLRLHDNPTLVAALESSAAVYPVFVLDRHFVESSTRMGALRWRFILQSLEDLHRSLQRLGSRLYVLQGTHEAVLRRLVAQWGITQLSFDVEVEPHYKRLDEELRAMASELGLGVLSCVAHTLYDVKRIIKANGGQPPLTYKKFLQVLSILGEPDMPAREITEMDIQKCPMPSNEGGEEHYQVPSLSELGLEVDSEVLWPGGESHALERLQRHFQSQGWVANFSKPRTIPNSLLPSTTGLSPYLSLGCLSVRTFYHRLSKIYAQSKNHSLPPVSLQGQVLWREFFYTAALATPNFTRMVGNPICLQIGWYEDPEALQKWKMAQTGFPWIDAIMTQLRQEGWIHHLSRHAVACFLTRGDLWISWEEGMKVFEEFLLDADYSINAGNWMWLSASAFFHQYTRIFCPVRFGRRTDPDGHYLRKYLPVLKNFPSKYIYEPWNAPEDVQLQSGCIIGKDYPLPIVNHLDASQRNMALMKTVRCEQANTTELTRDVADDPMEVGVKRELSEEDAVAQGDGTECNGGISVGKKHCSSENEGRTCSWTPDTHRLQEISSKVM